AGATAAAAATAACTGCTGTTGCCAGTTAAAATCTTGATTCCAAGTAGATATTAAAATATTAATAGGACGCACTATTAGCATCAGTACTAAAACTGTCAGAACACTACCCCAACCTAAAGCAAAAACACTGGCAATTGATAAGTCTGCTGCTAACAGAATGAACAAAACTGAATTGGCTAAAATACTCAACTGTTCATTAAATCGACGCAATAAAGGTTCTGAAGGTAGGTTACTAGCTTTTAAAACTATCCCCATAACTACAGCAACCACCAAACCAGACTCACCACGTAAAACTTGTGCCAAACTAAATAAACCCCAGACACTAGCTAAAACGACTAGATTTTTTAACTCTTGGGATAAGAATTTATCCTGTTTGATAATTTGGGATAGCAACCAGCCTCCAGTTGTACCAATAGCTATGCCTATACCCAAACGCAAAACTAGACCCTTAATTAAAATGAGTGGCTCCACATTTCCACTTAAGACAAAGTGAAGCACAATCACAGCCAAAATTGCACCAATTGGATCGATAAAAACACCCTCTCCTTCTAAAAGTGTTGAGACTTTTTTTTCTACACCAATTTGTTTGAGGAGTGGATTAATTACTGTTGGGCCTGTCACAACTACTAAGGAGGCATAAAGAAAAGCAATTGACCAGGGAAATTCACTCAGCCAGTGTGCAGCTATTCCAGCACCAGTTAAGGTAATTAGCACTCCCAAAGTGACAAGATTGCGAAGACTACTAGAAACCTCTTTTAACTCTCCTAACTGTAGATTTAAACCACCCTCGAATAAAATCAGCGCCACTGAGAGGGAAACTACAACTTCTAAACCAACACCCAGTAAAGATGGATTTAAAAAATCAAAACCATCTCGCCCCAGAAGAATCCCAAATAGAAGTAGCAAGACTATACTAGGAATGTGAAAATAACCAGCTAAAACTTGAGCAGCAATACCAGCTACAACTGTTGCACTGATCAGAATAGTAATGGGTAAGGATTCTTCCATAGAAAATTTAAGTTGTGTTGTACAACCTCCTATAACTGAATAGTTCTAAATTATGAGGTTTATATTTCAGGAAAAAAATGATAGCTATTTACGCTGTACTGTACTAGCATTTTAACAGGTTGATACTGGCGCGACAGGCGGGAGCATAGTTTACTTCACCAAAGGAGTATACTAACGCACTGCTAGCGATCGCCACTAACTTAATACGCTTGGGTTAAGGGCTACTGGCAACAATTTTGGGTTTTCGAGACGCGATAAATCGCCGTCTCTACAAATATTTTGTTGCTCATTCTGAACTGTATTGGCTACTAACTCACTTATCTAAATCGACAAGATTGGTCTATAGTCGGAGTCTCCTCAAATTGCACCATTATTAGAACAGCTGGCACATCGCCTACTGTTCCAGATAAGTGACCCTTATGACCTTGCGCGTCTGTTTTCGTACCCTGATCTTCTCCAAAGGAAATTTCACCAACACCCATCTCAACTCGCTGTCCGTCCATAGTCTCCACAAACCAGCGTCCCGACAAAGGTATAATCCACTGGGGTTTCGGGTTCTCATGCCAGTTACCAACCCATCCCACAGGTAGCACAGTAAAAGTGATTGTAGCACCGGACTGCTTCAAATTAGAAAGCCACTGCGGTGAGGTATCCGGGGCTATGCCTTTTTCCATAAAGTCTTCAATTTGACAACGGGATTGGTGACTTATACCGTCGTTGTCAGTCCAGACGTGCCAGTATTCAATTGTTGGTTTGGGTGATGTATTCTGCATAATAATGGCTCTTTTTTATCCGAAATGTATTGAAAGGCGAACTAGAAATTAGGAATTACGAAATTCTAATCGTATAATTGCGTCCTTCCCATTTGCTGCTTTCAATCCAGAAAAAGGTAAAGTTGATTGGCTGTTGCTGATTATCATCAATAGCAATATCTACAAAATTAACCCCTAATTTTGTAGAAGTAGCAGGTGTATCTTTTACGGTTTGCCAATTATCATCTGACCAGTGCAAGTGAAAAGATACTAAAGCGTGAATTCGCAATGTATAGCCTTTTTTAACTTTATCTATTTGTCGGTTAAATTTCCAAATTTCTAACGATTTACACTGCTTTCTTTCGCCTAGATATCGATTCGCCACCTGTGGAATCAAATCAAATACCTGACCATCATGATTTGACCGTAGCAGTTTGATATACTCCGAATGTGCCCACATCAAAGGCATTGCCGAACCTGTTGGTTTTCCTAAATACACATGGTTTTCAGATATATCTGCTTCATCCCAAACCTGTTCAGGTAGTAAACAAGTGTCTGAAGCAAATCCTTCCATCGCCTTAATATATGTTTTGACATCGCCACCAACAGCTAGTTCATAATGTCCTCGTTCTCCTGTCAAGAGAGGCCAAGCGCGTCCCTTACCAAAACCGGTATAAGGACTGCCGTCTTCTTGCTGTCCGTAGCCGTCGTGGTTGTAACGATGCCAACAAGGGCCAGCAGATGTATCTACTTTCAAAACTGCATCAATTACTTTGACAGAATCAACAATAATCGGGTCATCAGGTTTGCGAATTCCATAGCGTACTAATTGCAAAAACCCACCATCAACAATTTCCTTCGCGGGAAATTCTGACGGTTCGCCAGGTGGTTGACTGCTGATAACAAGAGTTCCTTGGTTAGGATTTTCGTTGGGTTGAGAATTATTAATATCTGTAGGAGTAATCCGAATGTAATGGCGTTTGATGCCAGGAACTAAAGTTCCTTCAGTAGTAACCGTCCAATCTTCGATGTGAGATTCTAAAAAATCAGCGTATTCTTCTATAAACTTTGCTGTTGCTTCATCGCCACGTTCACGAACAAATTGAGCAGCACAAATTAAGGCGGCAATATTAGATGCTAATGTTGATGGTGAATAACCGCTATTTTCTTCCCAGCGTTCTTGTTGGGTAGCTGGGCCATGACGAATTAAATAACCCGCCGCCCGTAAAATCATCGGATAAATATCGAAGTTTAAACAAGTTTTCTGTTGGTGCAATAGCCATGCTAATAGAATGGGAAATGCCACCTCGTCAAGCTGAATACCTGTCCAATAAGGTTTCCCATCAACCCAGAAGTTTTGGGGAAAACCGCCGTCTTCCTGCTGACTCGTAGCGAGATAAATTAGCGATCGCACTGCTGTATCTGTTTCCCCAGCAGCCACTAAACCTGCTACACTACTAACCATATCCCGCGTCCAGACAAGGTGATATCCTCCTTGGTCTTGGTCGTCTTTGGCTTCACCCCAAGGGATAGCCAGAGATGCAATTAATGCACCTGGATAGGTTTTATCTTCGTGTGCCAACAACAGACTAATGCTGTTGTGATATAACTTACCCTGATCATAAGAACTATTTTCTAATGGTTTGATGCCATCGCGCGATCGCTTCCACTGTTCGTTATATAGCTGCTTCTGCTGTTCAAAAGGAATATTAAGCGACTGAAACAGTGTGGAAATTGCATTGTGCAGATTTGTGCCAAATGCCAATCCTAAAGTAAACTCTTTAGTGCTATCTAAAGTTAGTTCTCCAGTCAGAGCTAGGTTGCCATCTACAGCACTATCAAACTCCCAATCCATCTGAAAATTATCAGCTAAATCTGTCCAACCATCACTTTGGCCAACGTAGCCACAAGAAACACCGATAAAAGGAATTGTTGCACCCATCGCTAACCATCTTCCTCCTTTCTCGGCTGTGAGAATTCGATGTCCAGCAACTTCTACAGCGTAACCATTATTACCTCTACCTCCAACTTCTAAATGCGGCGCACACAAAGCATATAGCTGGAGTTGGGAAATAAAATCGCTATCTCCTGTTAATTTTGTGCGTTGTAAAATACAGGATAAATGCGGGTCAGCAATCACTTCTTTGATGACAGCATAACGCCCTTGTGGATCGGAATTAGTGATGCGATATCCTAAACCATGAGTCCACATCGGTTCAACTTTTGATTCGAGATGGCGTTTCTCTTCGTGAAAAAAACTTTTTCCATCAGAAATTAGATACTGTAAATCCCGAACTTGGGGAGTGTCTACTGTGGGATGGTAAATTTCAGTAACAACACCATTCCAGATAGTAAACCAAATGTTACTAGAAGTAGAGTAAGCTGTGCCGACTCCATCTTTATTAGCATGAGTCCATCGAGGATCGATGCCGGGTGAGCCGAAAGCCTGTCCTTGACCAAGAATTTTTACCATAATTTATTGTCCAGTTCAGCGCTGTAGTTGATATTTATTTTCTAAAAAATTTATTGAGAAGTTTGAGAAGCTTTGCGAGCAGCAGTTAAGGATTTAGCTTCGATAAAAATTTGTTTTATTTCAGGATGTTTTTGGCTAATTTTTGCTTCTAAATTTTCTACAGTTAGTGCTATTTCTTCACCTGTGAGATTTTGAGAAAACTGAATTTCCAAGTTTAGTAATACTTCTTTTGGAGCAAGTTGCATTGTTAGCACCCGGATAACTTCTTTCACTCCTGGTTCTGTTTTTGACAAAGAACGGATATTAGCTATAGTTTTAGGATCGGCACTTTCACCAACTAATAACCCTTTACTTTATCTCGCTAGTACCACTGCTACTATAGCTAAGATAATACCAATAATAATTGAGGCACTGCCGTCAAAATAAACATTATTAAATAAATGTCCTAAGAATATTCCGATTAAGGCAACGATTAAACCTAAAATTGCCGCAGTATCCTCAAATAATATTGTAATTACTGTGGGGTCTTTACTGTTTTTGATAGCTTGCCAAAAATTTTGTTTGCCTTTAGTCGGCAAAAACTCTTTTAAAGCTACAGTCCAAGAATAACCCTCTAATAATATTGCTAGACCTAACACAATATAATTCCACATTGGGTCTTCTAGCGGACTAGGGTTAATTAAATGAATAATTCCCTCATAAATTGACATCCCGCCACCAATGGCAAAGATGAGAATAGCAACAATAAAAGTCCAGAAGTAAAGTTCTTGTCCGTAACCAAAAGGATGACTATCATCTGCTGGTTTTTGGCTTCTGATAATTCCCAGCAAAAGTAATAGTTGATCGCTAGTATCTACAATTGAATGAATACCCTCAGATATCATGGCAGAACTGCCAGTAATGGAAGCGGCGATAAATTTAGTAATAGCGATCGCTAAATTCGACCCCATCGCCGCAAAGATCGTTTTTTTAGATGAATCAATTGCCATGATTGTAAATATTAGCTTCTAAATGGGTAAGTTTCTCACAGATTTATTTCTCCTCTTTCTCATAGCATAATGCATCATGTTATGGTGGTGTTCGCTATGTTCTTGCTCGCTGCCGCTATTCATCATTTTCAGCATATTCGGCCCGCCAGTTTTGAAGAACCGCGCAACGAGTAAAGCTGCTAGAGCCAAAAATAAAATATTCAATACTGTAGTGTAGTTAAATTGGATAGATGCTTCAACTACTTTGGCGCTGTGTTCTTGTGGTATTAACCCCAAAACTTGGAACAAAACTTCAATGATTAATGCCGCACTTACCATCGCTGCGTAAAAAGCGGCCGCGAGAAATATACTAATTTTCAAACCGTAATATTTCCGGTAAATATTTAAAATTGGTAGTATAATCAGGTCAGCAAAAATAAATGCAACTACGCCTCCAAAGCTAATACCTCCATTCCACAACACAGCAGCTAAAGGAACATTCCCCACAGAACAAACAAAGGAAAATATTGCTACAATTGGCCCGACAATTGGCCCCCATAATTTCGCCCATATCGGATGATCTGTGAGAAAGAATGCTTGCCAAAATTCATTGGGAACCCAAGCAGCCAAAGCTCCGCCAATTATTAATCCCAGCGCAATATCTAACCACACCGAAACCCAGTCCATGACAAAGTAATGGCTAATGGATGTAAATCCTTTATCAGAAAAAATCCTTTGCCAAATGGAACCTTCTGTAACTGACATATCCATATTGGCGTGTCCTTCCATTTTGCCAGAAAGTCCTCGGTTCGCTTGTTTTTTAGCTGATTTCACCATCTGAGGTTTGAGGAATACTTTAAACAGAAATACCAGTATGGCAATCATCAATAGCCCACCGACATACTCAGCCAGGGTAAATTGCCACCCCATTAATACTGCCAAGATAATGCCTAGTTCAATGACTAAATTAGTTGAGGCAAATTGAAATGCGATCGCGGCTGTAAAGTTACCCCCTTTGCGAAAGATTGAGCGGGCAAGGGCGACAGAAGCATAAGAACACGAAGATGAAGCTGCACCCAAACCACAGGCTACTGCGATCGATTTTGGTGACGCATCTGGTAGTAGTCGGCTCATTTCCCCTTTAGAAATTACCGCTTGAACAACACCTGATAGTGTAAAGCCAAGAATCAGCGCCCAAAGAATTTCCCAGAACATAGAAAATGTCATGCTGAGTGCTAGGAAAATTCCATTTATGGGGTCGCTAAAAGGGTTTATAGTGTTCATTTTTATCAATTATCAGAATAGTTTTAGAGCAATTGCTAATTTGTAGTAGAAACTTCTAATTCACCATCGAGATGCGTAACTTCCCATTGAGTTTGTTCGCCATCACGCCAAAATCGCAATCCCACCGTAGCGTTTCCTACGGACAAATTTATGAGTTCTAAATCGGGTAAGAAATCTGGTAAATTCGGCTCTACTTTTAACTGTTGTTTTGAGGCATCAGCTTTAAGTCCTAAAATAGTACGAATGAGTAAAAAAATTGAACCAGCAGCCCAAGCTTGGGGTATGTTAGCGTCTGGGTATGGGACTGGAAAGTTATCATCTTGGCGTTCAATTCCCGCAAACAATTCTGGCATTCGTCCAGCTTGAAAATAACTAGCAGCAGCAAAAATCCCCTCAGCAATGCGGTTAGCTTCTTGGTGATAGCCATATCGCTTTAATCCGGCGGCAATTATGGAGTTGTCGTGAGGCCATACACTACCTCGTTGATAACTAATTGGGTTATAGGCTGGATTTTGAGATGAAAGAGTCCGTACACCCCAACCACACCACATATCTGGCTGAAAAAGTCGGTTAACAAGTTTTTTTGCTCGTTCCTGTGGGACAATACCAGACCATAGTAGATGACCAGGATTTGAGGTAATTGATTGAATTTGCTGCTTTTTATCGTCTAATCCTAAACAGTAAAAGCCAACTGAATCCATCCAGAATTGTTCATTAAATCGTTGATAAAGTTCTTCGGCTTTTTGACGTAGCTTTTTGGCTTGCTCTTTTTCGCCCCAAACTTCATAAATTACAGCTGCCCTCAGCCACGCATCATAAACGTAGCCTTGAACTTCACACAAAGCGATTGGCGGCTCAACTAACTCACCATTTGGGTAAACTATTGCATCACCCGAATCTTTCCAACTTTGATTGCGTAATCCTTTTGACGAACGAGTTAAATACTCAACAAACCCATCTCCGTCAAAATCGCCGTATTTGTCAATCCAATTTAGTGCCTTTTCCAGTGGCGCTCGACACTCATCAAGCATACTGACATCAGCATTCCAGTTATAGGCTTCAGCTAAAGTAACAATCCACAGAATGGTAGTATCTACTGTTCCGTAGTAGGGATGATATGGAAGTAGGTTGAGTGTGGTTAACTCATCGCGCCGCATTTCGTGGAGCATTTTGCCCGGTTGGGCATCGTGCCAATCATCCAACTCAGTTGCTTGGAGTTGAGCCAGTTTCAGTAACGTGCCACGAGCAAATTCATGATAAACTGCGATCGCTTGCAAGCTAGCAATTATTGAGTCGCGTCCAAAAACAGCAACAAACCAGGGAATCCCAGCAGCAGGCATCCAAAATTGATGTCCATTATCATCCACCTCAATCCGCAATGCTCCCATATCTGCGATCGCTTGCTGATAGTATTCGGCAATTTCAGCATTAGACGAGCGCAACTTTGTCGCATTCATCAGAAATTCATCCCTAACCTTTCCTGCTTTCGTACTGTGAGGCACAGCGCAGGTATTTTGAGGTTTGAAAATATTTCCATCTGCTAAGGCTGTAAAATTGACACAAGTGTGCCATGTTTTCCCAGGAGCAATGACCACATCAAACATTAAACGACCATTGGCATAGCGTGGCTCAGAACTAGTACAAACTGGCTCAATCACAAGACCTCGCAAGAA
This window of the Tolypothrix sp. NIES-4075 genome carries:
- a CDS encoding cupin, producing MQNTSPKPTIEYWHVWTDNDGISHQSRCQIEDFMEKGIAPDTSPQWLSNLKQSGATITFTVLPVGWVGNWHENPKPQWIIPLSGRWFVETMDGQRVEMGVGEISFGEDQGTKTDAQGHKGHLSGTVGDVPAVLIMVQFEETPTIDQSCRFR
- a CDS encoding glycoside hydrolase family 15 protein, producing MVKILGQGQAFGSPGIDPRWTHANKDGVGTAYSTSSNIWFTIWNGVVTEIYHPTVDTPQVRDLQYLISDGKSFFHEEKRHLESKVEPMWTHGLGYRITNSDPQGRYAVIKEVIADPHLSCILQRTKLTGDSDFISQLQLYALCAPHLEVGGRGNNGYAVEVAGHRILTAEKGGRWLAMGATIPFIGVSCGYVGQSDGWTDLADNFQMDWEFDSAVDGNLALTGELTLDSTKEFTLGLAFGTNLHNAISTLFQSLNIPFEQQKQLYNEQWKRSRDGIKPLENSSYDQGKLYHNSISLLLAHEDKTYPGALIASLAIPWGEAKDDQDQGGYHLVWTRDMVSSVAGLVAAGETDTAVRSLIYLATSQQEDGGFPQNFWVDGKPYWTGIQLDEVAFPILLAWLLHQQKTCLNFDIYPMILRAAGYLIRHGPATQQERWEENSGYSPSTLASNIAALICAAQFVRERGDEATAKFIEEYADFLESHIEDWTVTTEGTLVPGIKRHYIRITPTDINNSQPNENPNQGTLVISSQPPGEPSEFPAKEIVDGGFLQLVRYGIRKPDDPIIVDSVKVIDAVLKVDTSAGPCWHRYNHDGYGQQEDGSPYTGFGKGRAWPLLTGERGHYELAVGGDVKTYIKAMEGFASDTCLLPEQVWDEADISENHVYLGKPTGSAMPLMWAHSEYIKLLRSNHDGQVFDLIPQVANRYLGERKQCKSLEIWKFNRQIDKVKKGYTLRIHALVSFHLHWSDDNWQTVKDTPATSTKLGVNFVDIAIDDNQQQPINFTFFWIESSKWEGRNYTIRIS
- a CDS encoding cation diffusion facilitator family transporter encodes the protein MAIDSSKKTIFAAMGSNLAIAITKFIAASITGSSAMISEGIHSIVDTSDQLLLLLGIIRSQKPADDSHPFGYGQELYFWTFIVAILIFAIGGGMSIYEGIIHLINPSPLEDPMWNYIVLGLAILLEGYSWTVALKEFLPTKGKQNFWQAIKNSKDPTVITILFEDTAAILGLIVALIGIFLGHLFNNVYFDGSASIIIGIILAIVAVVLAR
- a CDS encoding permease, giving the protein MNTINPFSDPINGIFLALSMTFSMFWEILWALILGFTLSGVVQAVISKGEMSRLLPDASPKSIAVACGLGAASSSCSYASVALARSIFRKGGNFTAAIAFQFASTNLVIELGIILAVLMGWQFTLAEYVGGLLMIAILVFLFKVFLKPQMVKSAKKQANRGLSGKMEGHANMDMSVTEGSIWQRIFSDKGFTSISHYFVMDWVSVWLDIALGLIIGGALAAWVPNEFWQAFFLTDHPIWAKLWGPIVGPIVAIFSFVCSVGNVPLAAVLWNGGISFGGVVAFIFADLIILPILNIYRKYYGLKISIFLAAAFYAAMVSAALIIEVLFQVLGLIPQEHSAKVVEASIQFNYTTVLNILFLALAALLVARFFKTGGPNMLKMMNSGSEQEHSEHHHNMMHYAMRKRRNKSVRNLPI
- a CDS encoding amylo-alpha-1,6-glucosidase, coding for MPTKVTVNSGLITINDGSSFLVTASDGSIDENLPQGFFVWDTRLISYYEISLNRYRLSLLASSNISHHDALYQFTNPQLPTINDSLPPGSLLVTVRRDIVEGMHEDIDITNYHNEVVEFQLMLAVRSDFADIFDVKSQQILTRGETQTRWENGVLTTEYCNGSFLRGLVIEPVCTSSEPRYANGRLMFDVVIAPGKTWHTCVNFTALADGNIFKPQNTCAVPHSTKAGKVRDEFLMNATKLRSSNAEIAEYYQQAIADMGALRIEVDDNGHQFWMPAAGIPWFVAVFGRDSIIASLQAIAVYHEFARGTLLKLAQLQATELDDWHDAQPGKMLHEMRRDELTTLNLLPYHPYYGTVDTTILWIVTLAEAYNWNADVSMLDECRAPLEKALNWIDKYGDFDGDGFVEYLTRSSKGLRNQSWKDSGDAIVYPNGELVEPPIALCEVQGYVYDAWLRAAVIYEVWGEKEQAKKLRQKAEELYQRFNEQFWMDSVGFYCLGLDDKKQQIQSITSNPGHLLWSGIVPQERAKKLVNRLFQPDMWCGWGVRTLSSQNPAYNPISYQRGSVWPHDNSIIAAGLKRYGYHQEANRIAEGIFAAASYFQAGRMPELFAGIERQDDNFPVPYPDANIPQAWAAGSIFLLIRTILGLKADASKQQLKVEPNLPDFLPDLELINLSVGNATVGLRFWRDGEQTQWEVTHLDGELEVSTTN